One Streptomyces sp. R28 DNA window includes the following coding sequences:
- a CDS encoding NUDIX hydrolase — MRKVARVVLLDPQDRILLLHGHEPENPADDWWFTPGGGVEGDESRAEAAVRELAEETGITEVELGPVLWRRMCSFPFAGRRWDQDEWYYLARTTQTVTRPMGLTELERRSVAGARWWTCRELAQAHETVYPTRLAELLRTLLDEGPSAGPVTLDPEIV; from the coding sequence TTGCGCAAGGTCGCCCGGGTCGTGTTGCTCGACCCGCAGGACCGCATTCTGCTGCTGCACGGCCACGAGCCGGAGAATCCGGCCGACGACTGGTGGTTCACCCCGGGCGGCGGCGTCGAGGGCGACGAGAGCCGTGCGGAAGCCGCGGTGCGGGAACTCGCCGAGGAGACCGGCATCACGGAGGTCGAACTCGGTCCCGTGCTGTGGCGGCGGATGTGCTCCTTCCCGTTCGCGGGACGCCGCTGGGACCAGGACGAGTGGTACTACCTGGCCCGTACGACACAGACGGTGACCCGGCCCATGGGGCTCACTGAGCTGGAGCGGCGCAGCGTCGCCGGAGCGCGCTGGTGGACGTGTCGGGAACTTGCCCAGGCACATGAGACGGTGTATCCGACCAGACTCGCCGAACTGCTGCGCACACTGCTCGACGAAGGTCCCTCCGCCGGGCCCGTGACCCTTGACCCCGAAATTGTCTAG
- a CDS encoding DUF2469 domain-containing protein, with protein sequence MSAEDLEKYETEMELKLYREYRDVVGLFKYVIETERRFYLTNDYEMQVHSVQGEVFFEVSMADAWVWDMYRPARFVKQVRVLTFKDVNIEELNKSDLELPGG encoded by the coding sequence ATGAGCGCCGAGGACCTCGAGAAGTACGAGACCGAGATGGAGCTCAAGCTCTATCGGGAGTACCGCGACGTCGTCGGTCTGTTCAAGTACGTGATCGAGACCGAGCGGCGCTTCTACCTGACCAACGACTACGAGATGCAGGTGCACTCCGTCCAGGGTGAGGTGTTCTTCGAGGTGTCCATGGCGGATGCCTGGGTGTGGGACATGTACCGGCCGGCGCGGTTCGTGAAGCAGGTCCGGGTGTTGACGTTCAAGGACGTGAACATCGAGGAGCTGAACAAGAGCGATCTGGAACTTCCGGGCGGGTGA
- a CDS encoding YraN family protein, with amino-acid sequence MNARSALGRYGEELAARRLVEAGMTVLERNWRCGRSGEIDIVARDGDAVVVCEVKTRRTSGYEHPMAAVTPEKAQRLRGLAERWIHAHGGAPPGGVRIDLVGIILPDRGAPVVEHVRGVA; translated from the coding sequence ATGAACGCACGCAGTGCACTCGGCAGGTACGGCGAGGAACTGGCCGCGCGGCGGCTGGTCGAGGCCGGGATGACGGTCCTGGAGCGCAACTGGCGCTGTGGCAGGTCCGGAGAGATCGACATTGTCGCCAGGGACGGCGACGCGGTGGTCGTCTGTGAGGTGAAGACCCGCAGGACCAGCGGCTACGAGCATCCGATGGCCGCGGTCACGCCCGAGAAGGCACAGCGCCTGCGAGGCCTCGCCGAACGCTGGATCCACGCTCACGGAGGGGCTCCACCCGGAGGCGTCCGTATCGACCTGGTCGGCATCATCCTGCCCGACCGCGGCGCGCCCGTGGTCGAGCACGTGCGGGGGGTGGCCTGA
- a CDS encoding YifB family Mg chelatase-like AAA ATPase, which produces MGFARTCSVALVGVEGVVVEVQADLEPGVAAFTLVGLPDKSLSESRDRVRAAVVNSGGEWPQKKLTVGLSPASVPKAGSGFDLAVACAVLGAAERIDPRVLADIVMIGELGLDGRVRPVRGILPAVLAAADAGYEQVVVPECAAAEASLVPGVSVLGVRSLRQLIAVLADEPVPDEEPDDLGRPDPLLAGLRVPGTGAATGIHSMGAAAPDHGHDLADVVGQMSARTAVEVAAAGGHHLFLEGPPGAGKTMLAERLPAILPRLGREESLEVTAVHSVAGLLPPGRPMIDVAPYCAPHHSATMQALVGGGQGIARPGAVSLSHRGVLFLDETPEFSSQALDALRQPLEAGHVVIARSAGVVRFPAKFLMVLAANPCPCGRFSQTGDLCECPPSAIRRYQARLSGPLLDRVDLRVEVDRVTRAQLTERGARGESTATVADRVRAARERAWARLAGTPWRTNSEVPGRELRSRWYASTGAMDEAERNLERGVLTARGLDRVLRVAWTVADLVGHDRPDATDVALALQLRTGVPRGVPMAIGALT; this is translated from the coding sequence ATGGGGTTCGCGCGTACGTGCTCGGTGGCCCTGGTGGGCGTCGAGGGGGTCGTGGTCGAGGTTCAGGCGGACCTGGAGCCGGGGGTGGCGGCGTTCACCTTGGTGGGGCTGCCGGACAAGAGCCTGTCGGAGAGCCGGGACCGGGTTCGGGCGGCCGTCGTGAACTCGGGCGGCGAGTGGCCGCAGAAGAAGCTCACCGTCGGGCTCAGCCCGGCATCGGTGCCCAAGGCGGGCAGCGGTTTTGATCTGGCCGTCGCATGCGCCGTCCTCGGCGCCGCCGAGCGGATCGACCCGCGGGTTCTCGCGGACATCGTGATGATCGGAGAGCTCGGCCTGGACGGACGGGTACGTCCCGTCCGGGGCATCCTGCCCGCCGTGCTGGCCGCGGCCGACGCCGGGTACGAGCAGGTGGTCGTCCCGGAGTGCGCCGCGGCCGAGGCCTCGCTGGTGCCGGGTGTGTCCGTACTGGGAGTGCGCAGCCTGCGCCAGCTGATCGCCGTCCTCGCGGACGAACCGGTACCCGATGAGGAACCCGATGACCTGGGCCGGCCGGATCCGCTGCTCGCGGGTCTGCGGGTGCCCGGGACGGGTGCGGCCACGGGCATCCACAGCATGGGAGCCGCCGCGCCCGACCATGGGCACGACCTGGCCGATGTGGTGGGCCAGATGTCGGCGCGTACGGCCGTGGAGGTCGCCGCGGCAGGCGGGCATCACCTGTTCCTGGAGGGTCCGCCGGGTGCCGGCAAGACGATGCTCGCGGAGCGGCTGCCGGCCATCCTGCCCCGGCTCGGCAGGGAGGAGTCGCTGGAGGTCACGGCGGTCCACTCGGTGGCGGGACTGCTGCCTCCGGGCAGGCCCATGATCGACGTGGCTCCCTACTGCGCCCCGCACCACTCGGCGACGATGCAGGCGCTCGTCGGCGGTGGCCAGGGCATCGCGCGGCCCGGCGCGGTGTCCCTGTCCCACCGGGGTGTCCTCTTTCTGGACGAGACGCCGGAGTTCAGCAGTCAGGCCCTCGACGCCCTGCGGCAGCCCCTGGAAGCCGGGCATGTCGTCATCGCGCGCAGCGCGGGCGTGGTGCGCTTCCCGGCGAAGTTCCTGATGGTGCTGGCGGCCAATCCCTGCCCCTGTGGCCGTTTCTCCCAGACGGGCGACCTGTGCGAGTGCCCGCCCTCGGCGATCCGCCGCTATCAGGCACGGTTGTCCGGGCCGCTGCTCGACCGGGTCGACCTGCGGGTCGAGGTGGACCGTGTCACGCGCGCCCAGCTGACCGAGCGCGGGGCCCGGGGAGAGTCCACCGCGACGGTCGCGGACCGGGTGCGGGCAGCTCGGGAGCGGGCGTGGGCCCGGCTCGCCGGTACGCCGTGGCGGACGAACAGCGAGGTCCCCGGACGTGAGCTGCGCAGCCGTTGGTACGCCTCGACCGGCGCCATGGACGAGGCGGAACGGAACCTGGAGCGCGGCGTACTGACAGCCCGCGGGCTCGACCGCGTCCTGCGCGTCGCCTGGACCGTCGCCGACCTCGTCGGTCACGACCGGCCGGACGCGACGGACGTCGCCCTGGCCCTGCAACTGCGCACCGGTGTGCCGCGCGGCGTGCCCATGGCCATCGGGGCGCTGACATGA
- the dprA gene encoding DNA-processing protein DprA has product MNGSEESDDELLGRVFLGRVVEPGDEVAGRWVREYGVGEVVRRLREGVEPLPGVSYKRWDGLRARAARAEPGRDLAVAREAGVRFLRPGDVEWPGQLDDLGDARPVGLWVRGPASLRMWALRSVAVVGARACTEYGAHMAATLAGGLAERGWVVVSGGAYGVDGAAHRGALGAGGATVAVLACGVDRAYPRGHTQLINRIAEQGLVIGELPPGEHPTPSRFIVRNRVIAALTRGTVVVEAAHRSGSLVTARAAQRLGRHTMGVPGPATSGLSAGVHELLRGDAVLVSDAAEVVELVGDMGELAPERRGPVLPRDLLEPRARRVLAALPGRHAARADEVARGAQTSEDDAIARLYELRSLGYVERHGDSWKLTRQAMISVRAGRSRC; this is encoded by the coding sequence ATGAACGGAAGTGAGGAGTCGGACGACGAACTGCTCGGCCGCGTGTTCCTCGGTCGGGTCGTCGAGCCCGGTGACGAGGTGGCCGGGCGATGGGTGCGGGAGTACGGGGTCGGGGAAGTGGTGCGGCGGTTGCGGGAGGGGGTGGAGCCCTTGCCGGGGGTGAGTTACAAGCGGTGGGACGGGTTACGGGCTCGGGCGGCGCGGGCCGAGCCCGGGCGGGATCTTGCCGTCGCCCGGGAGGCAGGGGTGCGGTTCCTGCGTCCGGGTGACGTCGAGTGGCCGGGGCAGCTTGATGATCTCGGGGACGCGCGGCCCGTCGGGCTGTGGGTGCGGGGGCCGGCCAGTCTGCGGATGTGGGCGTTGCGGTCCGTCGCCGTCGTCGGGGCGCGGGCATGTACCGAGTACGGGGCGCACATGGCGGCGACCCTCGCCGGCGGGCTCGCCGAGCGGGGGTGGGTGGTCGTGTCCGGCGGCGCCTACGGGGTCGACGGCGCCGCTCACCGGGGTGCCCTCGGCGCCGGCGGGGCCACCGTCGCCGTGCTCGCCTGCGGCGTCGACCGGGCCTATCCGCGCGGGCACACCCAGCTGATCAACAGGATCGCGGAACAGGGGCTCGTCATCGGGGAGCTGCCACCGGGGGAGCATCCGACGCCCAGCAGGTTCATCGTGCGGAACCGGGTGATCGCGGCGCTGACCCGGGGCACGGTGGTCGTGGAGGCGGCCCATCGCAGCGGATCGCTGGTCACCGCCCGGGCGGCACAGCGGTTGGGACGTCACACGATGGGCGTTCCCGGCCCGGCCACCAGTGGGCTGTCCGCCGGCGTGCACGAGCTTCTGCGCGGTGATGCCGTGCTCGTCAGCGATGCCGCCGAGGTGGTCGAACTCGTGGGCGACATGGGAGAGCTGGCGCCCGAGCGGCGTGGGCCCGTCCTGCCGCGCGATCTGCTGGAGCCGAGGGCGCGCAGAGTCCTGGCCGCGCTGCCGGGCCGTCACGCGGCACGGGCGGACGAGGTCGCACGCGGCGCGCAGACCAGCGAGGACGACGCGATCGCGAGACTGTACGAACTCCGCTCACTTGGTTACGTCGAACGACACGGCGACAGCTGGAAGTTGACACGCCAGGCGATGATCTCTGTTCGCGCCGGTCGGAGTCGATGTTGA
- the whiG gene encoding RNA polymerase sigma factor WhiG: MPQHTSGSDRAAIPPAARDGGSVRPPAPSTLDELWRSYKATGDERLREQLILHYSPLVKYVAGRVSVGLPPNVEQADFVSSGVFGLIDAIEKFDIDREIKFETYAITRIRGAMIDELRALDWIPRSVRQKARNVERAYATLEARLRRTPTEAEVAVEMGIAVDELHAVFSQLSLANVVALEELLHGGGEGGDGLSVMDTLEDTAADNPVEVAEDRELRRFLARAINTLPEREKTVVTLYYYEGLTLAEIGNVLGVTESRVSQIHTKSVLQLRAKLAAFGR; this comes from the coding sequence ATGCCCCAGCACACCTCCGGGTCCGACCGGGCGGCGATCCCCCCAGCCGCCCGCGACGGTGGCAGCGTGCGACCGCCCGCTCCCTCGACGCTCGACGAGCTGTGGCGGTCGTACAAGGCGACGGGGGACGAGCGGTTGCGCGAGCAGCTGATCCTGCACTATTCGCCGCTCGTCAAGTACGTGGCGGGCCGGGTGAGCGTCGGCCTGCCGCCCAATGTGGAGCAGGCGGACTTCGTGTCGTCGGGGGTCTTCGGACTGATCGACGCGATCGAGAAGTTCGACATCGACCGGGAGATCAAGTTCGAGACGTACGCGATCACCCGGATCCGCGGCGCGATGATCGACGAGCTCAGGGCGCTGGACTGGATTCCGCGGTCGGTGCGGCAGAAGGCGCGCAACGTGGAGCGGGCTTACGCGACGCTGGAGGCGCGGCTGCGGCGGACGCCGACGGAGGCGGAGGTGGCCGTCGAGATGGGGATCGCGGTGGACGAGCTCCACGCGGTCTTCAGCCAGTTGTCGCTGGCCAATGTGGTGGCGCTGGAGGAGTTGCTGCACGGCGGCGGTGAGGGCGGCGACGGGCTGAGCGTCATGGACACGCTGGAGGACACCGCCGCCGACAATCCGGTGGAGGTGGCCGAGGACCGGGAGCTGCGGCGGTTTCTGGCGCGGGCGATCAACACGCTGCCCGAGCGGGAGAAGACCGTGGTGACGCTGTACTACTACGAGGGGCTCACGCTCGCCGAGATCGGGAACGTGCTGGGGGTGACCGAGAGCCGGGTGAGCCAGATCCACACCAAGTCCGTGCTGCAGCTGCGGGCGAAACTGGCTGCCTTCGGGCGTTGA
- a CDS encoding TetR/AcrR family transcriptional regulator, with translation MAEHRSMQRAALLDAARSLLSEGGTEALTFPALAERTGLARSSVYEYFRSRAAVVEELCEADFPVWAAEVSAAMERESTAEGKVEAYVRQQLALVGDRRHRAVVAISASELDAGAREKIRAAHGGLVAMIVEALAEMGHGEPRLAAMLLQGVVDAAVRRIELGAAEEPAAITDAAVAMALRGVRG, from the coding sequence GTGGCCGAGCACCGGTCGATGCAGCGAGCCGCCCTGCTGGACGCGGCTCGTTCCCTGTTGTCCGAGGGCGGGACGGAGGCACTGACCTTCCCTGCCCTCGCCGAGCGGACGGGGCTCGCGCGGTCGTCCGTCTACGAGTACTTCCGGTCGCGGGCCGCCGTGGTCGAGGAGCTGTGCGAGGCCGACTTTCCCGTGTGGGCCGCGGAGGTCTCGGCGGCCATGGAGCGGGAGTCGACGGCCGAGGGCAAGGTCGAGGCGTATGTGCGGCAGCAGCTCGCACTGGTCGGGGACCGGCGGCATCGGGCCGTTGTGGCGATCTCCGCGAGCGAGCTGGATGCGGGGGCTCGGGAGAAGATCCGGGCGGCGCATGGTGGGCTGGTCGCGATGATCGTCGAGGCGCTGGCGGAGATGGGGCACGGGGAGCCTCGGCTGGCGGCGATGCTGTTGCAGGGCGTCGTGGATGCGGCTGTGCGGCGGATCGAGTTGGGGGCGGCGGAGGAGCCTGCGGCGATCACGGATGCGGCGGTCGCCATGGCGCTGCGGGGCGTCCGAGGCTGA
- a CDS encoding murein hydrolase activator EnvC — MLLLLLTAIVLLTPAPRLTLTATSGPAAPAPDPTVPTVGRAWPVGVHPPILRGWEPPATPYGRGHRGVDLAAPAEAPVRAVAAGRVSFAGRVAGRGVVSVELTGTGEPPLRVTYEPVRAVVRKGDEVAAGEVVATVEATGSHCTGTCVHWGLRRGETYLDPLTLLPPWLLRRGPSRLLPVLGVPLPT; from the coding sequence GTGTTACTGCTGCTCCTGACGGCAATCGTCCTGCTGACACCGGCCCCACGACTGACCCTGACCGCCACGAGCGGGCCCGCCGCACCTGCCCCGGACCCGACCGTGCCAACGGTCGGCCGAGCCTGGCCCGTGGGGGTACACCCCCCGATCCTCCGCGGCTGGGAACCTCCGGCGACCCCGTACGGCCGCGGCCACCGGGGCGTGGACCTCGCCGCCCCGGCCGAGGCACCGGTACGGGCTGTGGCAGCGGGCCGGGTGTCCTTCGCGGGCCGGGTGGCGGGCAGGGGGGTGGTGTCGGTGGAGCTGACGGGGACGGGGGAACCGCCGCTGCGGGTGACGTACGAGCCGGTGCGGGCGGTGGTGCGGAAGGGCGACGAGGTGGCGGCGGGGGAGGTCGTGGCCACGGTGGAGGCGACCGGCTCGCACTGCACGGGGACGTGCGTGCACTGGGGCTTGCGGAGAGGCGAGACCTATCTGGACCCACTCACGCTGCTGCCACCGTGGCTGCTGCGCAGGGGGCCGTCGAGACTGCTGCCGGTGCTGGGCGTGCCGTTGCCAACCTGA
- the rpsB gene encoding 30S ribosomal protein S2: MAVVTMRELLESGVHFGHQTRRWNPKMKRFIFTERNGIYIIDLLQSLSYIDRAYEFVKETVAHGGTVMFVGTKKQAQEAIAEQATRVGMPFVNQRWLGGMLTNFSTVYKRLQRLKELEQIDFEDVAASGLTKKELLVLSREKAKLEKTLGGIREMSKVPSAVWIVDTKKEHIAVGEARKLNIPVVAILDTNCDPDEVDYKIPGNDDAIRSVTLLTRVIADAVAEGLISRSRVATGDKGEKAAGEPLAEWERDLLEGEKKADEAPAAAEAPAAEAPAAEAPADEAPAAEAPAAEAPAAEAPAAEGEQA, translated from the coding sequence ATGGCCGTCGTCACGATGCGGGAGCTGCTGGAAAGCGGCGTCCACTTCGGTCACCAGACCCGTCGTTGGAACCCGAAGATGAAGCGCTTCATCTTCACGGAGCGCAACGGCATCTACATCATCGACCTGCTCCAGTCGCTGTCGTACATCGACCGCGCCTACGAGTTCGTCAAGGAGACCGTCGCCCACGGCGGCACGGTCATGTTCGTCGGCACGAAGAAGCAGGCGCAGGAGGCCATCGCCGAGCAGGCCACCCGCGTCGGCATGCCCTTCGTCAACCAGCGCTGGCTGGGCGGCATGCTCACCAACTTCTCGACCGTCTACAAGCGTCTGCAGCGCCTCAAGGAGCTCGAGCAGATCGACTTCGAGGACGTCGCCGCGTCCGGTCTGACCAAGAAGGAGCTTCTCGTGCTCTCGCGCGAGAAGGCCAAGCTGGAGAAGACCCTCGGCGGTATCCGCGAGATGTCCAAGGTTCCCAGCGCCGTCTGGATCGTGGACACCAAGAAGGAGCACATCGCGGTCGGTGAGGCCCGGAAGCTCAACATTCCGGTCGTCGCCATCCTCGACACCAACTGCGACCCCGACGAGGTCGACTACAAGATCCCGGGCAACGACGACGCGATCCGCTCCGTCACCCTGCTCACCCGCGTGATCGCCGACGCCGTCGCCGAGGGCCTCATCAGCCGCTCGCGCGTCGCCACCGGTGACAAGGGCGAGAAGGCCGCGGGCGAGCCGCTCGCCGAGTGGGAGCGCGACCTGCTCGAGGGTGAGAAGAAGGCCGACGAGGCCCCGGCCGCCGCCGAGGCCCCTGCCGCTGAGGCTCCGGCCGCCGAGGCCCCCGCCGACGAGGCTCCGGCCGCTGAGGCCCCGGCTGCCGAGGCTCCGGCCGCTGAGGCTCCGGCTGCCGAGGGCGAGCAGGCCTGA
- the tsf gene encoding translation elongation factor Ts: MANYTAADVKKLRELTGAGMMDCKKALDEAEGNVEKAVEALRIKGQKGVAKREGRSAENGAVVSIIADDNSSGVLVELKCETDFVAKGDKFQAVATAIAEHVAKTSPADLEALLASEIEAGKTVQAFVDEANANLGEKIVLDRFAQYGDGFVLAYMHRTMPDLPPQIGVLVELDKPNAEVAKGVAQHIAAFAPKYLSKEDVPAEVVESERRVAEETTRAEGKPEAALPKIVEGRLNGFFKDATLLGQPYALDNKKSVQKVLDEAGVTLKRFSRIKVGI; encoded by the coding sequence ATGGCGAACTACACCGCCGCTGACGTCAAGAAGCTCCGTGAGCTCACCGGCGCCGGCATGATGGACTGCAAGAAGGCGCTGGACGAGGCCGAGGGCAACGTCGAGAAGGCCGTCGAGGCGCTCCGCATCAAGGGCCAGAAGGGCGTCGCCAAGCGCGAGGGCCGCTCCGCCGAGAACGGCGCCGTGGTCTCGATCATCGCTGACGACAACTCCTCCGGTGTCCTCGTCGAGCTGAAGTGCGAGACGGACTTCGTCGCCAAGGGTGACAAGTTCCAGGCCGTCGCCACCGCGATCGCCGAGCACGTCGCCAAGACCTCCCCGGCCGACCTCGAGGCCCTGCTCGCCTCCGAGATCGAGGCCGGCAAGACCGTCCAGGCGTTCGTGGATGAGGCCAACGCCAACCTGGGCGAGAAGATCGTCCTGGACCGCTTCGCGCAGTACGGCGACGGCTTCGTGCTCGCGTACATGCACCGCACGATGCCCGACCTGCCCCCGCAGATCGGTGTCCTCGTCGAGCTGGACAAGCCGAACGCCGAGGTCGCCAAGGGCGTCGCCCAGCACATCGCCGCCTTCGCGCCGAAGTACCTCTCCAAGGAGGACGTGCCGGCCGAGGTCGTCGAGTCCGAGCGCCGCGTCGCCGAGGAGACCACCCGCGCCGAGGGCAAGCCCGAGGCCGCCCTGCCGAAGATCGTCGAGGGTCGCCTCAACGGCTTCTTCAAGGACGCCACGCTGCTCGGCCAGCCGTACGCGCTCGACAACAAGAAGTCCGTCCAGAAGGTTCTGGACGAGGCCGGTGTCACCCTGAAGCGCTTCTCGCGCATCAAGGTCGGCATCTGA
- the pyrH gene encoding UMP kinase, whose protein sequence is MTTKAQKSDDGKVRGRFLLKLSGEAFSGGGGLGVDPDVVHKIAREIAAVVRDGAEVAVVIGGGNFFRGAELQQRGMDRARSDYMGMLGTVMNCLALQDFLEKEGIDSRVQTAITMGQVAEPYIPLRAVRHLEKGRVVIFGAGMGMPYFSTDTTAAQRALEIDAEALLMGKNGVDGVYDSDPKTNPDAVKFDSLGYGEVITRDLKVADATAVTLCRDNKLPILVFELLAEGNIARAVKGEKIGTLVGEQGSQG, encoded by the coding sequence ATGACCACCAAGGCCCAGAAGAGCGACGACGGCAAAGTACGCGGCCGGTTTCTGCTGAAGCTGTCCGGAGAAGCCTTCTCCGGTGGTGGCGGCCTCGGCGTCGACCCGGACGTGGTGCACAAGATCGCCCGCGAGATCGCCGCCGTCGTCCGCGACGGCGCGGAGGTCGCGGTCGTCATCGGCGGCGGCAACTTCTTCCGCGGCGCCGAACTGCAACAGCGCGGCATGGACCGGGCCCGCTCCGACTACATGGGCATGCTCGGCACCGTGATGAACTGCCTCGCCCTCCAGGACTTCCTGGAGAAGGAGGGCATCGACAGCCGGGTCCAGACCGCCATCACCATGGGCCAGGTCGCCGAGCCCTACATCCCGCTGCGCGCCGTACGGCACCTGGAGAAGGGCCGCGTGGTCATCTTCGGCGCCGGTATGGGCATGCCGTACTTCTCCACCGACACCACCGCCGCCCAGCGCGCTCTGGAGATCGACGCCGAGGCGCTCCTCATGGGCAAGAACGGGGTGGACGGGGTCTACGACTCCGACCCGAAGACCAACCCGGACGCCGTCAAGTTCGACTCCCTCGGCTACGGCGAGGTCATCACCCGCGACCTCAAGGTCGCCGACGCCACGGCGGTCACGCTGTGCCGCGACAACAAGCTCCCGATCCTCGTCTTCGAGCTTCTGGCGGAGGGCAATATCGCGCGCGCCGTCAAGGGTGAGAAGATCGGCACGCTTGTGGGTGAGCAGGGCAGCCAGGGCTGA
- the frr gene encoding ribosome recycling factor: MIEETLLEAEEKMEKAVVVAKEDFAAIRTGRAHPAMFNKIVADYYGAPTPINQLASFSVPEPRMAVVTPFDKTALRNIEQAIRDSDLGVNPSNDGNIIRVVFPELTEERRRDYIKVAKGKAEDARVSIRSVRRKAKDAIDKLIKDGEVGEDEGRRAEKELDDSTHKYVAQVDELLKHKEAELLEV, from the coding sequence GTGATCGAAGAGACCCTCCTCGAGGCCGAGGAGAAGATGGAGAAGGCCGTCGTGGTCGCCAAGGAGGACTTCGCCGCGATTCGCACCGGTCGTGCGCACCCGGCGATGTTCAACAAGATCGTGGCCGACTACTACGGTGCGCCGACGCCGATCAACCAGCTGGCTTCGTTCTCCGTGCCGGAGCCGCGCATGGCGGTAGTGACCCCGTTCGACAAGACGGCCCTGCGCAACATCGAGCAGGCGATCCGTGACTCCGACCTCGGCGTCAACCCGAGCAACGACGGCAACATCATCCGAGTGGTGTTCCCCGAGCTCACCGAGGAGCGCCGCCGCGACTACATCAAGGTCGCCAAGGGCAAGGCCGAGGACGCGCGCGTGTCCATCCGCTCCGTGCGCCGCAAGGCGAAGGACGCCATCGACAAGCTGATCAAGGACGGCGAGGTCGGCGAGGACGAGGGCCGCCGTGCGGAGAAGGAACTCGACGACTCCACCCACAAGTACGTGGCCCAGGTGGACGAGCTCCTGAAGCACAAGGAAGCGGAGCTGCTCGAGGTCTGA
- a CDS encoding phosphatidate cytidylyltransferase — MNDSSWGAPPQAGQAGYWGAAERGPVQGAAPAGPAYDAPEAQQTRPMPIVPDVPAYGGDQDDDRGAARLSGPLFSDRPPQTRPYDTPQARPSEAAPQNPEPMPDAPHPAPQPQKKSAGRDLGAAIGVGIGLGVVIIASLFVVKAVFVGVVAVAVVVGLWELTKRLDERKGIKAPLVPLALGGAAMVVAGYVRGAEGAWVSMALTALAVLVWRMTEPPEGYLKDVTAGVFAAFYVPFLATFVAMMLTAEDGAFRVLTFLLLTVVSDTGAYAVGWRFGKHKLAPRISPGKTREGLLGAVSFAMVAGALCMEFLIDDGAWWQGLLLGLAVAASATLGDLGESMIKRDLGIKDMGTLLPGHGGIMDRLDSLLPTAPVVWLLLVLFVGSG; from the coding sequence ATGAACGACTCTTCCTGGGGGGCACCGCCACAAGCCGGGCAAGCCGGGTACTGGGGGGCCGCCGAGCGTGGACCTGTCCAGGGGGCTGCCCCGGCGGGTCCCGCGTACGATGCGCCTGAGGCGCAGCAGACTCGCCCCATGCCCATCGTGCCCGACGTACCCGCGTATGGCGGAGACCAGGATGACGACCGGGGGGCCGCTCGGCTGAGCGGCCCCTTGTTCAGCGACCGGCCGCCCCAGACACGGCCTTACGACACGCCGCAGGCGCGGCCCTCCGAGGCGGCGCCGCAGAATCCGGAGCCCATGCCCGACGCCCCGCATCCGGCGCCCCAGCCGCAGAAGAAGAGCGCGGGGCGCGATTTGGGCGCGGCCATAGGGGTCGGTATCGGGCTCGGTGTGGTGATCATCGCGTCGCTGTTCGTCGTCAAGGCCGTGTTCGTCGGCGTTGTCGCGGTCGCCGTCGTCGTCGGCCTGTGGGAGCTGACCAAGCGGCTCGACGAGCGCAAGGGCATCAAGGCCCCGCTGGTCCCGCTCGCGCTCGGCGGAGCGGCCATGGTCGTCGCCGGGTACGTCCGGGGCGCCGAGGGTGCCTGGGTGTCGATGGCGCTGACCGCGCTGGCCGTACTGGTCTGGCGGATGACGGAGCCACCGGAGGGCTACCTCAAGGACGTCACCGCGGGCGTCTTCGCGGCGTTCTACGTGCCGTTCCTGGCGACGTTCGTCGCGATGATGCTGACCGCCGAGGACGGGGCGTTCCGCGTTCTGACGTTTCTGCTCCTGACGGTCGTCAGCGACACCGGCGCGTACGCCGTCGGCTGGCGCTTCGGCAAGCACAAGCTCGCCCCGCGCATCAGCCCCGGCAAGACCCGCGAGGGCCTGCTCGGTGCCGTGAGCTTCGCGATGGTGGCGGGCGCGCTGTGCATGGAGTTCCTGATCGACGACGGCGCCTGGTGGCAGGGCCTGCTCCTGGGCCTCGCGGTCGCGGCCAGCGCCACGCTCGGCGACCTCGGCGAGTCGATGATCAAGCGGGACCTGGGCATCAAGGACATGGGCACCCTGCTGCCGGGGCACGGCGGCATCATGGACCGGCTGGACTCGTTGCTGCCCACGGCGCCGGTGGTGTGGTTGCTGCTGGTGCTCTTCGTGGGGTCGGGCTGA